The Coffea arabica cultivar ET-39 chromosome 4e, Coffea Arabica ET-39 HiFi, whole genome shotgun sequence genome includes a window with the following:
- the LOC113740916 gene encoding uncharacterized protein has protein sequence MDKSWMDFPRTSEKYEAGLQMFLNYAFSRSSCDGMILCPCKDCGIGVCVTKIEAYDHLKVVGFIKGYNNWIAHGELSNYNEATSNSENTSIGVSNGTNDMQDLVHDVFGMPHGTNELNREGDFPISEAEKFYKLIDDSQQDLYSGCKNFSKLSFIIRLLHLKYLGKMSNKIFNMLVELLREAFPEAMTNLPSSYYEAEKLMNTLGLGYEKIDACPNDCSLYWGSAEKRASCETCNELRWVVSENNPTGEKRKIPQKVLWHFPLKARLQRLFMSSKIASQIRWHEEKRTKYGCMRHPADSPTWQTFDHLYREFAKDCRNVRLGLASDGFNPFNNMSSTHSTWPVVLIPYNLPPWMCMKQPYFMLSLLIPGPSSLGNNIDIYLQPLVKELTELSDFGIQTYDASQKENFQLHAALLWTISNFPGYAMLSGWSTKGEYACPVCHKFTHA, from the coding sequence ATGGATAAAAGTTGGATGGATTTTCCAAGAACAAGTGAAAAGTATGAGGCAGGACTTCAAATGTTTCTAAACTATGCATTTTCTAGATCAAGTTGTGACGGAATGATTTTGTGTCCTTGCAAAGATTGCGGCATAGGTGTTTGTGTGACTAAAATAGAAGCATATGATCATTTGAAAGTGGTAGGCTTTATCAAGGGTTATAATAATTGGATAGCACATGGAGAACTTTCAAACTACAATGAAGCCACATCTAATTCTGAAAATACATCAATTGGGGTTTCAAATGGGACTAATGACATGCAAGACTTGGTCCATGATGTGTTTGGGATGCCACATGGAACAAATGAATTGAATAGAGAAGGGGACTTTCCTATTTCAGAGGctgaaaaattttacaaattgaTTGATGATTCTCAACAGGATTTGTACAGTGGTtgcaaaaatttctcaaagttgTCTTTCATTATTCGTTTGCTTCACCTAAAATACCTTGGTAAGATGAGTAACAAGATTTTTAATATGCTTGTTGAGCTGCTAAGAGAAGCATTTCCGGAGGCCATGACTAATTTGCCTTCTTCTTACTATGAGGCTGAGAAATTGATGAATACATTGGGGCTGGGTTATGAAAAGATCGATGCATGTCCTAATGATTGTTCTCTTTATTGGGGTAGTGCTGAAAAAAGAGCTTCATGCGAAACATGTAACGAGCTTAGGTGGGTTGTTTCAGAAAATAATCCAActggtgaaaaaagaaaaattcctcaaaaagtGTTGTGGCATTTTCCCTTAAAAGCTAGATTACAAAGACTATTTATGTCTTCTAAAATTGCATCTCAAATAAGATGGCATGAGGAAAAACGTACAAAATATGGTTGTATGAGACATCCAGCTGATTCTCCAACTTGGCAAACTTTTGACCATCTATATCGAGAATTTGCTAAGGATTGTCGAAATGTTAGATTGGGGTTGGCATCTGACGGGTTTAATCCATTCAACAACATGAGTTCTACACACAGTACTTGGCCTGTAGTTTTAATACCATATAACTTACCTCCGTGGATGTGTATGAAGCAACCGTACTTCATGTTGTCCTTGTTAATACCCGGACCATCCTCTCTTGGAAATAATATTGATATTTATCTACAGCCTCTAGTTAAAGAACTGACCGAATTGTCGGATTTTGGCATTCAAACTTATGATGCatcccaaaaagaaaattttcaattgcatgCAGCTCTGTTGTGGACCATTAGTAATTTCCCTGGATATGCAATGTTATCTGGGTGGAGCACTAAAGGTGAATATGCTTGTCCTGTTTGTCACAAGTTCACTCATGCATGA
- the LOC140004096 gene encoding NF-X1-type zinc finger protein NFXL1-like — MSFPVQRNRRDNRSRNRTTNPVQGARREWVLRGPAPIATTAAPTPTTAAIPPTNYSPAVAADDVIRNGNNGDQNGRSVPPANRTRNTSGARGIMRQHSNQRRERDKEKQRDYSREVKGSKDLNLPLLVQEIQDKLMKGSVECMICYDMVRRSAPIWSCSSCYSIFHLACIKKWARAPTSVDLSAEKSQGFNWRCPGCQAVQLMSSKEIRYVCFCGKRQDPPPDLYLTPHSCGEPCGKALEKEVPGSGMAKEDLCPHLCVLQCHPGPCPPCKAFAPSRRCPCGKQVITTRCSDRKSVLTCGQRCDKLLDCGRHRCERTCHVGPCDPCDVLVNASCFCKKKIEVVLCGDMVVKGEIRADDGVFSCSSICEKKLGCRNHFCDDICHPGPCGECDLLPSKIKTCCCGKMRLKEDRESCLDPISTCSQTCGKSLPCGVHHCKEMCHTGVCAPCPVLVTQKCRCGSTSRTVECYRTTAENENFTCDRPCGQKKNCGRHRCSERCCPLSNPNKSFSGDWDPHLCSMPCGKKLRCRQHSCHSFCHSGHCPPCLDTIFTDLTCACGRTSIPPPLPCGTPPPSCQYPCSVPQPCGHPSTHSCHLGDCPPCTIPIAKECIGGHVVLRNIPCGSKDIRCNKLCGKTRQCGLHACARTCHPSPCDTPTGTSIGSRASCGQPCGAPRRDCRHTCTALCHPSGSCPDVRCEFPVSITCSCGRINATVPCDAGGSGGGYSSDTVLEASIVQKLPAPLQPVEGNVKVPLGQRKLMCDDECAKTERKKVLADAFGVTTPNLDALHFGENAVVSEVLSDLLRREPKWVLSVEERCKYLVLGRGRGGINAVKVHVFCPMSKEKRDIVRLIAERWKLSVNAAGWEPKRFIVLHVTPKSKAPARILGLKGCLASNMLQPPVFDPLVDMDPRLVVALFDLPRDADISALVLRFGGECELVWLNDKNALAVFSDPARAATAMRRLDQGSLYYGAVVVPHHGGASAAAVAAAAAANAWGATGPSKDGGAVTALKTNPWKKAVMQEPDGRESSWGAEDWSDNSVDVHSSIRKGNEVPISATNRWSVLGSENSSSTSSGRNDDSRNKPGTPLVSSVKPSSSSSVLPGQPQGAGLNEISDVVDDWEKAYD; from the coding sequence ATGAGCTTTCCAGTACAGCGCAACAGAAGAGATAATCGGTCAAGGAATAGAACTACTAATCCTGTTCAAGGTGCTCGACGTGAGTGGGTCCTGCGTGGTCCGGCTCCCATTGCCACCACCGCTGCTCCCACTCCCACTACTGCCGCTATACCTCCTACCAATTACAGCCCTGCGGTGGCCGCTGATGATGTGATTAGAAATGGAAACAATGGGGACCAGAATGGCAGGTCAGTTCCACCTGCTAACAGGACCAGGAACACTTCAGGAGCCAGAGGCATTATGCGTCAGCATTCGAATCAAAGGAGGGAGCGGGATAAAGAGAAGCAGAGGGATTATAGTAGAGAGGTAAAAGGGTCGAAGGATCTGAACTTACCTTTACTTGTCCAAGAAATTCAGGATAAGTTGATGAAAGGTTCTGTGGAGTGCATGATTTGTTATGATATGGTAAGGAGGTCTGCACCAATCTGGTCATGTTCTAGCTGTTATTCTATTTTTCACTTAGCATGTATTAAGAAATGGGCAAGGGCTCCTACTTCAGTCGACTTGTCAGCAGAGAAGAGTCAGGGGTTTAACTGGAGGTGCCCTGGTTGTCAAGCTGTACAGCTCATGTCCTCGAAGGAGATTcggtatgtttgtttttgtggGAAAAGGCAGGATCCTCCTCCTGATTTGTATTTGACTCCCCATTCTTGTGGAGAGCCTTGTGGCAAGGCACTTGAGAAGGAAGTTCCTGGTTCAGGTATGGCGAAGGAGGATCTTTGTCCTCATCTATGTGTCCTGCAATGTCATCCTGGTCCTTGTCCTCCTTGTAAAGCTTTTGCTCCGTCAAGAAGGTGCCCCTGTGGGAAGCAAGTAATCACTACAAGATGCTCTGATCGAAAGTCTGTTCTTACATGTGGACAGCGGTGTGATAAGCTTCTTGATTGTGGGCGTCATCGTTGTGAGCGGACTTGCCATGTTGGTCCTTGTGATCCATGTGACGTGCTGGTTAATGCCTCGTGTTTCTGCAAGAAGAAGATTGAGGTTGTGCTCTGTGGAGACATGGTTGTGAAAGGAGAAATTAGAGCAGACGATGGTGTCTTTTCTTGTAGTTCTATCTGTGAGAAGAAATTGGGCTGCAGGAATCATTTTTGTGATGATATATGCCATCCTGGACCGTGTGGAGAATGTGACTTGTTGCCAAGTAAAATTAAAACATGCTGCTGTGGTAAAATGAGGTTAAAAGAAGATCGAGAGAGTTGTCTGGACCCAATTTCAACATGTTCACAAACCTGTGGTAAAAGCCTGCCCTGTGGGGTTCATCATTGTAAAGAGATGTGTCATACTGGAGTTTGTGCACCTTGTCCTGTTTTGGTTACTCAAAAATGCCGCTGTGGTTCGACTTCTCGGACTGTGGAGTGCTACAGAACAACagcagaaaatgaaaattttacttGTGACAGACCTTGTGGGCAGAAGAAAAATTGTGGGAGGCACCGATGCAGCGAGAGGTGCTGTCCTTTGTCAAATCCAAACAAATCCTTTTCTGGTGATTGGGATCCACACTTGTGCTCAATGCCATGTGGTAAGAAGTTAAGGTGCAGGCAGCATTCCTGCCACTCATTCTGTCACAGTGGCCATTGTCCTCCCTGCCTAGATACAATTTTCACCGACTTGACTTGCGCTTGTGGAAGGACATCAATTCCTCCTCCACTGCCTTGTGGTACACCTCCTCCTTCTTGTCAGTATCCCTGCTCAGTTCCTCAGCCTTGTGGCCATCCATCCACTCACAGCTGCCACCTTGGAGATTGTCCACCCTGCACGATACCTATAGCAAAAGAGTGCATTGGTGGACATGTGGTCCTGAGGAACATTCCTTGTGGTTCAAAGGATATACGATGTAACAAACTTTGTGGTAAGACGAGGCAGTGTGGTTTGCATGCATGTGCTCGAACTTGTCATCCTTCACCTTGTGATACTCCTACTGGAACTAGTATTGGCTCAAGAGCTTCTTGTGGGCAGCCCTGTGGTGCTCCGAGGAGGGATTGCCGGCATACATGTACTGCTCTTTGTCACCCATCTGGTTCCTGTCCTGATGTAAGATGTGAGTTTCCTGTTTCAATTACATGTTCTTGTGGGCGAATAAATGCTACTGTTCCTTGTGATGCTGGAGGCAGCGGTGGTGGGTATAGCAGCGATACAGTTTTAGAAGCTTCTATAGTCCAGAAGTTGCCGGCGCCTCTTCAACCTGTTGAAGGTAATGTAAAGGTGCCACTTGGTCAGAGGAAACTGATGTGCGATGATGAATGTGCAAAGACTGAAAGAAAAAAGGTGCTTGCTGATGCTTTTGGTGTTACAACTCCAAACTTGGATGCACTTCACTTTGGTGAGAATGCTGTTGTTTCTGAAGTGCTCAGTGATCTACTACGTAGGGAACCTAAATGGGTGCTGTCTGTGGAAGAGAGATGCAAATATCTGGTTCTAGGAAGGGGCAGAGGTGGAATTAATGCTGTCAAAGTTCATGTCTTTTGCCCAATgtcaaaggaaaagagagacaTTGTCAGGTTAATAGCCGAAAGATGGAAACTTTCAGTAAATGCTGCTGGTTGGGAGCCAAAAAGATTCATTGTTCTTCATGTCACACCAAAGTCCAAAGCTCCCGCTCGCATACTTGGTCTGAAGGGCTGTCTTGCCAGTAACATGTTGCAGCCACCAGTTTTCGATCCTCTGGTAGACATGGATCCCAGGCTTGTTGTTGCTCTATTTGATTTGCCTAGGGATGCCGACATTAGCGCATTGGTTCTGAGGTTTGGTGGTGAATGTGAGCTGGTCTGGCTGAATGACAAGAATGCTTTGGCTGTTTTTAGTGATCCTGCCCGAGCAGCAACTGCCATGAGGAGATTGGATCAAGGTTCATTGTATTATGGTGCTGTTGTAGTTCCTCACCATGGTGGAGCATCAGCTGCAGCCGTAGCAGCTGCAGCTGCAGCCAATGCTTGGGGAGCGACGGGACCATCCAAGGATGGTGGTGCAGTTACAGCTCTCAAGACGAATCCTTGGAAGAAAGCTGTAATGCAGGAACCTGATGGGAGGGAGAGTTCATGGGGTGCTGAGGACTGGTCAGATAATTCTGTTGATGTGCACTCATCCATTCGGAAAGGAAATGAAGTTCCGATATCTGCCACAAACAGATGGAGTGTTCTAGGTTCTGAAAATAGTTCGTCTACATCATCTGGCAGGAATGACGATTCTAGGAACAAGCCAGGAACTCCTCTAGTTTCCAGTGTTAAGCCGAGTTCAAGTAGTTCAGTTCTGCCTGGACAACCACAAGGAGCAGGGCTCAATGAGATCTCTGATGTAGTGGACGATTGGGAGAAGGCATACGATTGA
- the LOC113742191 gene encoding uncharacterized protein isoform X1, whose protein sequence is MLQRYLAVLKLLPRNLGMESSKSTPCCRRKLNGLLDGQSEGILDRRAGADKAYRDIVDSHYKARLYAGINISGINGEVIPGQYISWIHNFFFLWEFQVGLLSASLLAMSFGWLATF, encoded by the exons ATGCTGCAAAGATATTTAGCAGTTCTGAAGTTGTTGCCGAGGAACCTTG GCATGGAATCGAGCAAGAGTACACCTTGCTGCAGAAGGAAGTTAAATGGCCTATTGGATGGCCAGTCGGAGGGTATCCTGGACCGCAG GGCTGGAGCTGACAAGGCTTATCGTGACATTGTTGACTCACATTATAAAGCTCGTCTCTATGCTGGCATTAACATAAGTGGTATCAATGGAGAAGTTATACCAGGCCAGTATATCTCATGgattcacaatttttttttcctg TGGGAATTCCAAGTTGGTCTGCTGTCAGCATCGCTGCTGGCGATGAGCTTTGGATGGCTCGCTACATTCTAG
- the LOC113742191 gene encoding glutamine synthetase nodule isozyme isoform X2, which yields MLQRYLAVLKLLPRNLGMESSKSTPCCRRKLNGLLDGQSEGILDRRAGADKAYRDIVDSHYKARLYAGINISGINGEVIPVGIPSWSAVSIAAGDELWMARYILESFSQLTEDN from the exons ATGCTGCAAAGATATTTAGCAGTTCTGAAGTTGTTGCCGAGGAACCTTG GCATGGAATCGAGCAAGAGTACACCTTGCTGCAGAAGGAAGTTAAATGGCCTATTGGATGGCCAGTCGGAGGGTATCCTGGACCGCAG GGCTGGAGCTGACAAGGCTTATCGTGACATTGTTGACTCACATTATAAAGCTCGTCTCTATGCTGGCATTAACATAAGTGGTATCAATGGAGAAGTTATACCAG TGGGAATTCCAAGTTGGTCTGCTGTCAGCATCGCTGCTGGCGATGAGCTTTGGATGGCTCGCTACATTCTAGAGTCTTTTTCCCAGTTGACAGAGGATAACTGA
- the LOC113742191 gene encoding uncharacterized protein isoform X3, with protein sequence MLQRYLAVLKLLPRNLGMESSKSTPCCRRKLNGLLDGQSEGILDRRAGADKAYRDIVDSHYKARLYAGINISGINGEVIPG encoded by the exons ATGCTGCAAAGATATTTAGCAGTTCTGAAGTTGTTGCCGAGGAACCTTG GCATGGAATCGAGCAAGAGTACACCTTGCTGCAGAAGGAAGTTAAATGGCCTATTGGATGGCCAGTCGGAGGGTATCCTGGACCGCAG GGCTGGAGCTGACAAGGCTTATCGTGACATTGTTGACTCACATTATAAAGCTCGTCTCTATGCTGGCATTAACATAAGTGGTATCAATGGAGAAGTTATACCAG GATGA